Proteins from a genomic interval of Geoanaerobacter pelophilus:
- a CDS encoding chemotaxis protein CheX — MAVKFFGQFLVEQGVISRETLLKAIELQESTNKSIGDIAIEMGLMTQADVEQVNLAQRSEDLRFGDMSVKLGFLSADTLQQALRKQSDSHLYIGKAITMVGGLTEDQLEKYLADFKADQSQYVTDRVQLPAGVQQQPLWEMMADLSYKMLTRVARLTFRPVPCEVVSCLASSHIVAAMDFTGDIRCRYVFSASEEVQIQIAKAILSQDEVSHEPKEVLDDTVMEFINVVCGNIVAKSVQLGITLDIMPPEILESQDDIEIPVGYTALNFPICLASGNAAITLIIYT, encoded by the coding sequence ATGGCTGTAAAGTTTTTTGGTCAATTCCTGGTAGAGCAAGGTGTGATTTCCAGAGAAACTTTGCTTAAGGCAATTGAACTGCAAGAATCAACGAACAAAAGCATAGGCGATATTGCCATTGAGATGGGTCTGATGACCCAGGCAGACGTGGAGCAGGTAAACCTTGCTCAGCGTTCGGAAGATTTAAGATTCGGCGATATGTCCGTGAAGTTAGGATTTCTCTCTGCAGATACCCTGCAACAAGCATTGCGCAAACAGTCAGACTCTCACCTCTATATCGGCAAGGCAATCACTATGGTTGGCGGTCTTACCGAAGACCAACTGGAAAAATACCTTGCTGATTTTAAAGCAGATCAATCTCAATATGTTACAGACCGGGTGCAACTACCTGCAGGAGTGCAACAACAACCGTTATGGGAAATGATGGCTGATCTAAGCTACAAGATGTTGACCAGAGTGGCCCGGCTCACTTTCAGGCCGGTACCATGCGAAGTTGTCAGCTGCCTTGCCAGTTCTCATATTGTAGCGGCAATGGACTTTACGGGCGATATTCGCTGCCGGTATGTCTTCTCTGCATCCGAAGAGGTCCAGATCCAGATTGCCAAGGCAATACTGAGCCAGGATGAAGTATCCCATGAACCAAAAGAAGTGCTCGATGACACAGTGATGGAATTCATCAATGTCGTCTGTGGAAATATAGTGGCAAAATCAGTTCAGCTTGGAATAACACTCGATATAATGCCGCCGGAAATCCTTGAAAGCCAAGACGACATTGAAATCCCGGTAGGATATACCGCTCTTAACTTTCCCATCTGCCTGGCAAGCGGCAACGCGGCAATTACACTCATAATCTACACCTGA
- a CDS encoding response regulator, which translates to MKRVLLVDDSISVARQLEKILVESGDFEVVGQGKNGLDAIKLFQTLHPDIICMDMNMPGMDGITALRTLMSLDKTVKVVMITSLGGVGDKFSEAIKLGAMNVISKPFEAENVLKILRSL; encoded by the coding sequence ATGAAAAGAGTTTTGCTTGTAGACGACAGCATTTCTGTAGCCCGCCAACTTGAAAAAATCCTTGTAGAAAGTGGTGACTTTGAGGTTGTCGGCCAAGGCAAAAACGGCCTGGATGCTATCAAGTTGTTCCAAACTCTCCATCCAGACATCATTTGCATGGACATGAACATGCCTGGCATGGACGGGATAACTGCTTTGCGCACCCTTATGTCTCTGGACAAGACTGTTAAGGTGGTAATGATCACCTCTTTGGGAGGGGTTGGCGACAAGTTCAGCGAAGCGATCAAGCTCGGTGCGATGAATGTTATTTCTAAACCGTTTGAAGCAGAAAATGTCCTTAAGATCCTTCGTAGTCTCTGA
- a CDS encoding OmpL47-type beta-barrel domain-containing protein, whose protein sequence is MLASFNKSTLLLVLCLIFVSGVVFAAASGQLSPEPNLSGITIEISGVMNSGVYNKAITPKIQILGGDANIEAMLNNAPYDLKEIATDGEYVLDVSAVDALGKRTKSSVSFIIDTSAPSSSAQVNTPKHITAKTLFISNSSKIELSAEDTGPVKSGVDRIEYHWGDSAEWKTYREPLDLTTISKGIHVLTFRSWDKAGNIELPKSISFSLDTTAPTSKIEVGTPYYKDSDGKAFVSSATTFTIAATDEDSGLAQIEYRVDKGAWLTYREAFRIEEEGEHKIEFRARDNIGNLEDGQFLSVINDATPPISTLLTGDNQAITTNVFYTNSPSRFVITASDMLSGVRRTEFKIDQGAWQTYSPFPVDDKRNHLISFRSSDYVGNQETAKSIEVQIDKTPPVTKINVGAPSVTTVKGNLIVNDSTFFNLTATDNQSGVNAIEYRVDSGDWSSYEPFTIQQGGLHTIEFRARDKAGNVEPAKSLKVMVDVEPPASQISVNNEKIDTGDTVYSDKPVNIAITASDKNIEIKGSEYKLDDSPWKTYQPFSIADEGIHLVEFRSIDQLNNIEPARFIKVIIDHTPPVTSLVIGEPKQSAPQTIQVTDKTVLSLSANDELSGAAASEYLILGKGIRQGTEPFSISTAGDYEIRYWSTDRAGNREAAKVTQVKVVIPPPPPPPALVTNEVQNDKSGNKSASDQRSFDPDIPESILMPQKPAPAAQEEPQPKNKVNVRITGQTGSEESAYETDYLSGTNPILTSEQTNKNYTKEYFGLGGINALIITIIFIIL, encoded by the coding sequence ATGCTTGCTTCTTTTAATAAATCTACCCTTCTGCTAGTGCTCTGTCTTATTTTTGTCTCAGGGGTCGTTTTTGCCGCAGCATCAGGACAACTCTCACCTGAACCCAATCTCAGCGGCATAACCATTGAAATCTCAGGTGTAATGAACTCAGGGGTCTACAACAAGGCGATCACTCCCAAAATTCAGATATTGGGAGGCGACGCGAATATCGAAGCAATGCTTAACAATGCTCCGTACGACCTAAAAGAAATAGCAACTGACGGCGAATATGTGCTGGATGTTTCAGCAGTCGATGCTCTTGGGAAGCGCACCAAGAGCTCAGTTTCATTTATCATCGACACTTCTGCTCCAAGCAGCTCGGCCCAGGTGAATACGCCGAAGCATATTACCGCCAAGACCCTGTTTATCTCCAATTCAAGCAAAATAGAGCTGTCCGCTGAGGACACCGGGCCAGTAAAGTCGGGAGTTGACCGTATCGAATACCACTGGGGGGACTCTGCGGAATGGAAGACCTATCGAGAGCCTCTCGACTTGACCACCATATCAAAAGGCATACACGTACTTACCTTCAGGTCTTGGGACAAGGCAGGTAATATTGAATTACCCAAATCCATCTCCTTCAGTTTGGATACAACAGCTCCGACGAGCAAAATAGAAGTCGGCACCCCTTACTACAAGGATAGTGATGGCAAGGCCTTTGTTTCCAGCGCAACAACCTTTACCATAGCGGCAACAGACGAAGATTCAGGACTAGCTCAGATAGAATACCGGGTTGATAAAGGTGCATGGCTTACTTACAGAGAAGCTTTCCGAATCGAGGAGGAAGGTGAGCATAAAATTGAATTCAGAGCCAGGGACAATATCGGTAACCTGGAAGATGGGCAATTCCTGAGCGTTATTAATGATGCAACACCGCCAATATCGACATTGCTTACCGGAGACAACCAGGCCATTACAACAAATGTCTTTTATACCAATAGTCCGTCCAGGTTTGTCATAACCGCATCAGACATGCTTTCCGGGGTCAGGAGAACAGAATTCAAAATAGATCAAGGAGCCTGGCAAACATACTCGCCATTTCCCGTTGACGATAAAAGAAATCATTTAATCTCATTTCGCAGCTCTGACTATGTTGGTAATCAGGAAACAGCCAAGTCAATTGAGGTGCAGATAGACAAAACGCCACCTGTGACAAAGATCAATGTAGGCGCTCCCAGCGTGACTACGGTAAAAGGTAACCTCATTGTCAATGACAGCACTTTTTTTAACCTTACCGCCACAGACAATCAATCCGGTGTCAATGCGATTGAATACAGGGTTGACTCAGGTGACTGGTCCTCATACGAGCCGTTCACCATACAGCAGGGCGGCCTCCATACTATTGAATTCAGAGCCAGAGACAAAGCCGGCAACGTAGAGCCCGCCAAGTCGCTAAAAGTAATGGTTGATGTTGAACCGCCGGCATCACAGATAAGCGTCAACAATGAGAAAATAGACACCGGCGACACTGTTTACTCTGACAAGCCGGTCAATATTGCCATCACAGCTTCTGATAAGAATATTGAAATCAAGGGGTCTGAGTACAAGCTCGACGATAGCCCGTGGAAAACATATCAGCCGTTCTCTATTGCCGACGAAGGGATTCATCTCGTTGAATTCAGAAGTATTGATCAGCTCAATAATATTGAACCAGCCAGGTTTATCAAGGTGATTATTGACCATACTCCGCCAGTAACATCTCTGGTAATCGGCGAACCAAAGCAATCTGCACCGCAAACCATCCAAGTAACCGATAAAACGGTACTTTCCTTGAGCGCTAACGATGAATTGTCCGGTGCTGCAGCGAGTGAATACCTTATTCTCGGCAAAGGGATACGGCAAGGGACAGAGCCGTTCAGCATATCAACGGCAGGAGACTATGAGATCAGGTACTGGAGTACTGACCGAGCCGGCAACAGAGAAGCTGCAAAAGTCACGCAAGTCAAGGTTGTCATTCCACCACCGCCTCCGCCACCAGCCCTTGTCACCAATGAAGTCCAAAACGACAAATCAGGCAACAAATCTGCATCAGATCAACGATCTTTTGACCCTGACATTCCAGAATCAATCCTGATGCCGCAAAAACCTGCGCCAGCCGCTCAAGAGGAACCTCAACCGAAAAACAAGGTAAACGTACGGATCACCGGGCAGACGGGAAGCGAGGAATCCGCTTACGAAACTGATTATCTCTCAGGAACTAATCCAATCTTAACTAGTGAACAAACCAACAAAAACTACACAAAAGAATACTTCGGACTTGGCGGAATCAATGCCCTGATCATAACTATCATTTTTATCATTCTTTAA